A window of the Cystobacter fuscus genome harbors these coding sequences:
- a CDS encoding HAMP domain-containing protein gives MATSSDKAQSDNTIDAKLLLKTLQSIRKGDFQARMPEDRTGTTGKIYDTLNEVISLNEALTNEVARISQVVGREGRIAQRASLPNAVGGWQSCLEAINSLITDLALPTTEVARVIGAVAKGDLTQTMALDFEDRPLRGEFLRTAQVINSTVTQLSSFASEVTRVAREVGTEGKLGGQAVLRGVSGTWKELTDSVNLMASNLTAQVRNIAEVTTAVANGNLSKKITVDVRGEMAELKQTINTMVDNLNTFSGEVTRVAREVGTEGKLGGQAQVKGVSGTWKDLTDNVNSMASGLTAQVRDIAKVATAVANGDLGQKVTVDVKGEILELKNTINKMVDNLNTFSIEVTRVAREVGTEGKLGGQAQVKDVAGTWKDLTDNVNQMAGNLTAQVRDIADVTTAVARGDLSKKVTVDVKGEILALKNTINTMVDQLSSFASEVTRVAKEVGTEGKLGGQARVEGVAGTWKDLTDNVNSMASGLTAQVRDIAKVATAVANGDLGQKVTVDVRGEILELKNTINKMVDNLNTFSFEVTRVAREVGTEGKLGGQAQVKDVAGTWKDLTDNVNQMAGNLTAQVRNIAEVTTAVARGDLSKKITVDVKGEILALKNTINTMVDQLSSFASEVTRVAKEVGTEGKLGGQAQVEGVAGTWKDLTDNVNSMASGLTAQVRDIAKVTTAVANGDMSKKISVDVKGEILELKNTINTMVDNLNTFASEVTRVAREVGTEGKLGGQAQVKGVSGTWKDLTDNVNSMASGLTAQVRNIAEVTTAVANGDLSKKITVDVRGEILELKNTINTMVDNLNTFASEVTRVAKEVGTEGKLGGQAQVKGVSGTWKDLTDNVNSMASNLTAQVRNIAEVTTAVANGDMSKKITVDVKGEILELKNTINTMVDQLSSFASEVTRVAREVGTEGKLGGQAQVKGVSGTWKDLTDNVNSMASNLTAQVRDIAKVTTAVAMGDLSKKITVDVQGEILELKNTINTMVDQLSSFASEVTRVAREVGTEGKLGGQAQVQGVAGIWKDLTDNVNSMASNLTAQVRGIATVVTAVAAGDLKRKLALAAKGEIAALADTINGMIDTLATFADQVTTVAREVGIEGKLGGQAKVPGAAGTWRDLTDNVNSMAGSLTTQVRSLAEVATAVAKGDLTRSISVEAQGEMAALKDNINQMIANLRDTTQKNTEQDWLKTNLARFTRILQGQRELETVSKLILKELAPLVQAQHGVFFLMDGSDKTQTLRLLSTYAYRERKNLANNFRLGEGLVGQCAVEKERILLTDVPDDYIRINSGLGESKPLNIVVLPVIFEGQVKAVIELASFYRFSETHLSFLDQLTESIGIVINTIAAGMRTEELLKQSQSLADELRSGQQELTETNRRLEQQAKSLQASEERLKQQQEELQQTNEELEERSRLLQVQNMEVERKNREIEQAKMSLEDRAQQLALSSKYKNEFLANMSHELRTPLNSLLILSKLLSENAEGNLSGRQVEFAQTIHGAGSDLLSLINDILDLSKIESGTMSVDVDEVSLASLKDFVERTFRQMAVDKKLGFKLEFAQALPANLYTDGRRLQQVIKNLLANAFKFTEEGQVILDVRPARGGWSLEHPILNQGGSVLAFSVIDTGIGIAENKQKIIFEAFQQADGTTSRKYGGTGLGLSISREIAKLLGGEIKVVSAPGKGSTFTLYVPQTYVAPSLSSTRPVQPNGNGNGNGNGGGHGNGTTPSHGGGSLGARMSPEARMHALRAEVENAVQEEELSREEEVEDDRRNLQPGDRTLLIVEDDIVFARILLGLVREKGFKGLVALRGDTGLAMARQYKPDAITLDIGLPVIDGWNLLDRLKHDSRTRHIPVHIISASEEERSRGLKLGALAVLQKPVTREALGEAMGRVKGFIERPVKNLLVVEDDLRQRESIVTLIGNGDVKTTAVGSGHEALQCMQEKYFDCVVLDLGLPDMTGLQLIDAMKSQGHTPPIIVYTGKELTEEEETVLKRVTDAIIIKSVKSPEQLLDETALFLHRVEANLPESKRAMIKQLHQSDPVLAGKKVLVVDDDVRNIFALTSVLERHKMQVLYAENGRKGIEIIRNTPDLHVVLMDVMMPEMDGYETMRAIRQVNTLKSLPIIALTAKAMKGDREKCIDAGASDYITKPVETDQLISLLRVWLFRTAERAQKG, from the coding sequence ATGGCCACGTCGTCCGACAAGGCGCAGTCCGACAACACGATCGACGCCAAGCTCCTTCTCAAGACGCTTCAGTCCATCCGCAAGGGGGACTTCCAGGCCCGCATGCCCGAGGACCGCACCGGGACCACGGGGAAGATCTACGACACGCTCAACGAGGTCATCAGCCTCAACGAAGCGCTGACGAACGAGGTCGCGCGCATCAGCCAGGTGGTGGGCCGCGAGGGCCGCATCGCCCAGCGCGCCTCGCTCCCCAACGCCGTGGGTGGCTGGCAGTCGTGCCTGGAGGCGATCAACTCCCTCATCACCGACCTGGCCCTGCCCACCACCGAGGTGGCGCGCGTCATCGGCGCCGTGGCCAAGGGCGACCTGACCCAGACGATGGCGCTGGACTTCGAGGATCGTCCCCTCCGCGGCGAGTTCCTGCGCACCGCCCAGGTCATCAACAGCACCGTGACCCAGCTCTCCTCGTTCGCCTCGGAAGTGACGCGCGTGGCGCGCGAGGTGGGCACGGAAGGAAAGCTCGGCGGCCAGGCCGTGCTGCGCGGCGTGTCCGGCACCTGGAAGGAGCTCACCGACAGCGTGAACCTGATGGCGAGCAACCTCACCGCCCAGGTGCGCAACATCGCCGAGGTGACCACCGCCGTCGCCAACGGCAACCTGTCCAAGAAGATCACCGTGGACGTGCGCGGTGAGATGGCCGAGCTCAAGCAGACCATCAACACGATGGTGGACAACCTCAACACCTTCTCGGGCGAGGTGACGCGCGTGGCCCGCGAGGTGGGTACCGAGGGCAAGCTGGGCGGTCAGGCCCAGGTGAAGGGCGTGAGCGGCACGTGGAAGGACCTCACGGACAACGTGAACTCCATGGCCAGCGGCCTCACCGCCCAGGTGCGTGACATCGCCAAGGTGGCCACCGCGGTGGCCAACGGCGACCTCGGCCAGAAGGTCACCGTGGACGTGAAGGGGGAAATCCTCGAGCTGAAGAACACCATCAACAAGATGGTGGACAACCTCAACACCTTCTCCATCGAGGTGACGCGCGTCGCCCGCGAGGTGGGCACCGAGGGCAAGCTCGGTGGCCAGGCGCAGGTGAAGGACGTCGCCGGCACCTGGAAGGACCTCACGGACAACGTGAACCAGATGGCCGGCAACCTCACCGCCCAGGTGCGTGACATCGCGGATGTCACCACGGCGGTGGCCCGGGGCGACCTGAGCAAGAAGGTCACCGTGGACGTGAAGGGGGAAATCCTCGCCCTGAAGAACACCATCAACACGATGGTGGATCAGCTCTCCTCGTTCGCCTCGGAAGTGACCCGCGTCGCCAAGGAAGTGGGCACCGAGGGCAAGCTCGGCGGCCAGGCCCGCGTGGAAGGCGTGGCCGGCACGTGGAAGGACCTCACGGACAACGTGAACTCCATGGCCAGCGGCCTCACCGCCCAGGTGCGTGACATCGCCAAGGTGGCCACCGCGGTGGCCAACGGTGACCTCGGCCAGAAGGTCACCGTGGATGTGCGCGGTGAGATCCTCGAACTGAAGAACACCATCAACAAGATGGTGGACAACCTCAACACCTTCTCCTTCGAGGTGACGCGCGTCGCCCGCGAGGTGGGCACCGAGGGCAAGCTCGGCGGTCAGGCGCAGGTGAAGGATGTCGCCGGCACGTGGAAGGACCTCACGGACAACGTGAACCAGATGGCCGGCAACCTCACCGCCCAGGTGCGCAACATCGCCGAGGTGACCACGGCGGTGGCTCGCGGTGACCTGTCCAAGAAGATCACCGTGGACGTGAAGGGGGAAATCCTCGCCCTGAAGAACACCATCAACACGATGGTGGACCAGCTCTCCTCGTTCGCCTCGGAAGTGACCCGCGTCGCCAAGGAGGTGGGCACGGAAGGCAAGCTGGGTGGACAGGCGCAGGTCGAGGGTGTGGCCGGTACGTGGAAGGACCTCACGGACAACGTGAACTCCATGGCCAGTGGCCTCACCGCCCAGGTGCGTGACATCGCCAAGGTCACCACAGCGGTGGCCAACGGCGACATGTCCAAGAAGATCTCCGTGGACGTGAAGGGGGAGATCCTCGAGCTGAAGAACACCATCAACACCATGGTGGACAACCTCAACACCTTCGCCTCGGAAGTGACCCGCGTGGCGCGCGAGGTGGGCACGGAGGGCAAGCTCGGTGGTCAGGCCCAGGTGAAGGGCGTGAGCGGCACGTGGAAGGACCTCACCGACAACGTGAACTCCATGGCCAGTGGCCTCACCGCCCAGGTGCGCAACATCGCCGAGGTGACCACCGCCGTCGCCAATGGTGACCTGAGCAAGAAGATCACCGTGGATGTGCGCGGGGAGATCCTCGAGCTGAAGAACACCATCAACACCATGGTGGACAACCTCAACACCTTCGCCTCGGAAGTGACCCGCGTCGCGAAGGAAGTGGGTACGGAAGGAAAGCTGGGCGGCCAGGCCCAGGTGAAGGGCGTGAGTGGCACCTGGAAGGACCTCACGGACAACGTGAACTCCATGGCCAGCAACCTCACCGCCCAGGTGCGCAACATCGCCGAGGTGACCACCGCCGTCGCCAATGGCGACATGTCCAAGAAGATCACCGTGGACGTGAAGGGGGAAATCCTCGAGCTGAAGAACACCATCAACACCATGGTGGATCAGCTCTCCTCGTTCGCTTCCGAAGTGACGCGCGTCGCCCGCGAGGTGGGTACGGAAGGAAAGCTGGGCGGCCAGGCCCAGGTGAAGGGCGTGAGTGGCACGTGGAAGGACCTCACGGACAACGTGAACTCCATGGCCAGCAACCTCACCGCCCAGGTGCGTGACATCGCCAAGGTCACCACCGCGGTCGCCATGGGTGATCTGAGCAAGAAGATCACCGTGGACGTGCAGGGGGAAATCCTCGAGCTGAAGAACACCATCAACACCATGGTGGATCAGCTCTCCTCGTTCGCTTCCGAAGTGACCCGCGTGGCGCGCGAGGTGGGTACGGAAGGAAAGCTCGGCGGTCAGGCGCAGGTGCAGGGCGTCGCCGGCATCTGGAAGGACCTCACGGACAACGTGAACTCCATGGCCAGCAACCTCACCGCCCAGGTGCGAGGCATCGCCACGGTGGTGACGGCGGTCGCCGCGGGTGACCTGAAGCGCAAGCTGGCCCTCGCCGCCAAGGGTGAAATCGCCGCCCTGGCCGACACCATCAACGGGATGATCGACACGCTGGCCACGTTCGCCGACCAGGTGACCACGGTGGCCCGCGAGGTGGGTATCGAAGGAAAGCTGGGCGGTCAGGCCAAGGTGCCCGGCGCGGCCGGCACGTGGCGCGACCTCACGGACAACGTGAACTCCATGGCCGGCTCGCTCACCACCCAGGTGCGCTCGCTCGCCGAGGTGGCCACCGCGGTGGCCAAGGGCGACCTGACGCGCAGCATCTCCGTCGAGGCCCAGGGCGAGATGGCCGCCCTCAAGGACAACATCAACCAGATGATCGCCAATCTGCGTGACACCACGCAGAAGAACACCGAGCAGGACTGGCTCAAGACGAACCTCGCGCGCTTCACCCGCATCCTCCAGGGTCAGCGCGAGCTGGAGACCGTCTCCAAGCTCATCCTCAAGGAGCTGGCGCCCCTGGTGCAGGCCCAGCACGGCGTCTTCTTCCTCATGGACGGCTCGGACAAGACCCAGACGCTCCGGCTGCTGTCCACCTACGCCTACCGGGAGCGCAAGAACCTCGCCAACAACTTCCGCCTGGGCGAGGGCCTCGTCGGCCAGTGCGCCGTGGAGAAGGAGCGCATCCTCCTCACGGACGTGCCGGACGACTACATCCGCATCAACAGCGGGCTGGGCGAGTCCAAGCCGCTCAACATCGTGGTGCTGCCGGTCATCTTCGAGGGCCAGGTGAAGGCGGTCATCGAGCTGGCCTCCTTCTACCGCTTCAGCGAGACGCACCTGTCCTTCCTGGACCAGCTCACCGAGTCCATCGGCATCGTGATCAACACCATCGCCGCGGGCATGCGCACCGAGGAGCTGCTCAAGCAGTCCCAGAGCCTCGCCGACGAGCTGCGCAGCGGTCAGCAGGAGCTCACCGAGACCAACCGTCGCCTGGAGCAGCAGGCCAAGAGCCTCCAGGCCTCCGAGGAGCGCCTCAAGCAGCAGCAGGAGGAGCTGCAACAGACCAACGAGGAGCTCGAGGAGCGCAGCCGCCTCCTGCAGGTGCAGAACATGGAGGTCGAGCGCAAGAACCGCGAGATCGAACAGGCGAAGATGTCCCTGGAGGATCGCGCCCAGCAGCTCGCCCTGTCCTCCAAGTACAAGAACGAGTTCCTGGCCAACATGAGCCACGAGCTGCGCACGCCCCTCAACAGCCTGCTCATCCTCTCCAAGCTCCTGTCGGAGAACGCCGAGGGCAACCTCTCCGGCCGCCAGGTGGAGTTCGCCCAGACGATCCACGGCGCGGGCAGCGACCTGCTCTCGCTCATCAACGACATCCTGGACCTGTCGAAGATCGAGTCCGGGACGATGAGCGTGGACGTGGACGAGGTGTCGCTCGCCAGCCTGAAGGACTTCGTGGAGCGCACCTTCCGGCAGATGGCCGTGGACAAGAAGCTCGGCTTCAAGCTGGAGTTCGCCCAGGCCCTGCCCGCCAACCTCTACACCGATGGGCGCCGGCTGCAGCAGGTCATCAAGAACCTGCTGGCCAACGCCTTCAAGTTCACCGAGGAGGGCCAGGTCATCCTCGACGTGCGTCCGGCCCGCGGTGGCTGGAGCCTGGAGCACCCCATCCTCAACCAGGGTGGCTCGGTGCTCGCCTTCTCCGTCATCGACACGGGCATCGGCATCGCGGAGAACAAGCAGAAGATCATCTTCGAGGCCTTCCAGCAGGCCGATGGCACCACCAGCCGCAAGTACGGCGGTACTGGCCTGGGTCTGTCCATCAGCCGGGAGATCGCCAAGCTGCTGGGCGGTGAAATCAAGGTGGTCAGCGCCCCGGGCAAGGGCAGCACCTTCACGCTCTACGTCCCCCAGACCTACGTCGCCCCCTCGCTCAGCTCGACCCGGCCCGTGCAGCCGAACGGAAACGGCAACGGAAACGGCAACGGCGGCGGCCATGGCAACGGCACCACCCCGAGCCACGGAGGAGGGAGCCTCGGCGCCCGGATGAGCCCGGAGGCGCGGATGCATGCGCTGCGCGCGGAGGTGGAGAACGCGGTTCAGGAGGAAGAGCTGTCACGCGAGGAGGAGGTGGAGGACGACCGGCGCAACCTCCAGCCGGGAGACCGCACGCTGCTCATCGTCGAGGATGACATCGTCTTCGCCCGCATCCTGCTCGGCCTGGTGCGCGAGAAGGGCTTCAAGGGCCTGGTGGCACTGCGCGGCGACACGGGCCTCGCCATGGCACGCCAGTACAAGCCGGACGCCATCACCCTGGACATCGGGCTGCCGGTCATCGACGGGTGGAACCTGCTCGACCGGCTCAAGCATGACAGCCGCACCCGCCACATCCCCGTGCACATCATCTCCGCGAGCGAGGAGGAGCGCAGCCGCGGCCTGAAGCTGGGCGCGCTCGCGGTGCTCCAGAAGCCCGTCACCCGCGAGGCCCTGGGCGAGGCCATGGGCCGGGTGAAGGGCTTCATCGAGCGGCCGGTGAAGAACCTGCTGGTGGTGGAGGACGACCTGCGCCAGCGCGAGAGCATCGTCACCCTCATCGGCAACGGAGACGTGAAGACGACCGCCGTGGGCAGCGGCCACGAGGCGCTCCAGTGCATGCAGGAGAAGTACTTCGACTGCGTGGTGCTGGACCTGGGCCTGCCGGACATGACGGGCCTGCAGCTCATCGACGCCATGAAGAGCCAGGGCCACACCCCGCCCATCATCGTCTACACGGGCAAGGAGCTCACCGAGGAGGAGGAGACGGTCCTCAAGCGCGTCACCGACGCCATCATCATCAAGAGCGTCAAGTCGCCCGAGCAGCTCCTGGACGAAACGGCGCTCTTCCTGCACCGCGTGGAGGCCAACCTCCCCGAGAGCAAGCGGGCGATGATCAAGCAGCTCCACCAGAGCGATCCGGTGCTCGCGGGCAAGAAGGTGCTCGTGGTGGATGACGACGTGCGCAACATCTTCGCCCTCACCAGCGTGCTGGAGCGGCACAAGATGCAGGTGCTCTACGCGGAGAACGGCCGCAAGGGCATTGAGATCATCCGCAACACGCCGGACCTGCACGTGGTGCTCATGGACGTGATGATGCCGGAGATGGACGGCTACGAGACCATGCGCGCCATCCGCCAGGTCAACACCCTGAAGAGCCTGCCCATCATCGCGCTCACGGCCAAGGCCATGAAGGGAGACCGGGAGAAGTGCATCGACGCCGGCGCCAGTGACTACATCACCAAGCCGGTGGAGACCGACCAGCTCATCAGCCTGCTGCGCGTGTGGCTGTTCCGCACCGCGGAGCGTGCCCAGAAGGGATAG
- a CDS encoding response regulator, with the protein MDDTPANLRALEVLMADLGANVVTAASGDEALRLLLEREFALILLDVQMPGMDGYDTASLIRMRERTRHIPIIYITAFNRSEVNVSRGYELGAVDYLFKPIVPEILRTKVGVFLELHRKKEEVRRQEALLRQAESRAHAQQLAEARAHYERSLLQQEVERERKVSEAREQRAQELARLVKEKEQAQAELSAVAREREQLILALREADRRKDEFLAMLAHELRNPLAPVRHALEVFQLRAPQDEILQRAFASADRQVSHMTRLVDDLLDVSRITRGKVEIRPRLVTFKEIVDGAIQACDPFIQQRHHVLSVSLPEEPLILNVDPTRMTQVVANLLHNAAKYTPSGGRIELTARRDNGELVLSVRDNGVGLRPEMLQRVFELFVQVDPGSDRAQGGLGLGLTLVRSLVEMHGGRVSAHSQGLSQGSEFIVRLPLPAEATAPLALPNLLKSAASLNPALRPLNILLVEDNPDIRETLRDLLELHGHHVEEASDGRAAVELVLSQRPQVALVDIGLPELDGYQVAELVRASAGGADTRLVALTGYGHPEDRKRALAAGFDAHLVKPVSSEDLSQVLKRLCNAA; encoded by the coding sequence CTGCTGGACGTGCAGATGCCCGGAATGGACGGGTACGACACCGCGTCACTCATCCGCATGCGCGAGCGCACGCGGCACATCCCCATCATCTACATCACCGCGTTCAACCGCAGTGAGGTGAACGTCTCGCGCGGCTACGAGCTGGGCGCGGTGGACTACCTCTTCAAGCCCATCGTTCCGGAGATCCTCCGCACCAAGGTGGGCGTGTTCCTGGAGCTGCATCGCAAGAAGGAGGAGGTGCGGCGGCAGGAGGCGCTGCTCAGGCAGGCGGAGAGCCGTGCCCACGCCCAGCAGCTCGCCGAGGCGCGGGCACACTACGAGCGCTCCCTTCTGCAGCAGGAAGTCGAGCGCGAGCGCAAGGTGTCCGAGGCGCGCGAGCAACGCGCCCAGGAGCTCGCGAGGTTGGTGAAGGAGAAGGAGCAGGCCCAGGCGGAGCTGTCCGCGGTGGCACGCGAGCGCGAGCAACTCATCCTCGCGCTGCGCGAGGCGGACCGCCGCAAGGACGAGTTCCTCGCCATGCTGGCCCACGAGCTGCGCAACCCCCTGGCCCCCGTCCGGCACGCGCTCGAGGTGTTCCAGCTGCGTGCCCCGCAGGATGAGATCCTCCAGCGTGCCTTCGCCAGCGCGGATCGCCAGGTGAGTCACATGACGCGGCTGGTGGATGATCTGCTGGACGTCAGCCGCATCACCCGGGGCAAGGTGGAGATCCGGCCCCGCCTGGTCACCTTCAAGGAGATCGTGGATGGAGCCATCCAGGCGTGCGATCCCTTCATCCAGCAGCGCCACCACGTGCTGAGCGTGAGCCTGCCCGAGGAGCCGCTGATCCTGAACGTGGATCCCACCCGGATGACCCAGGTGGTGGCCAACCTGCTGCACAACGCGGCCAAGTACACGCCCTCGGGCGGACGCATCGAGCTGACGGCCCGGCGCGACAACGGAGAGCTCGTCCTCTCCGTGCGAGACAACGGCGTCGGCCTGCGTCCGGAGATGCTCCAGCGCGTCTTCGAGCTCTTCGTGCAGGTGGATCCGGGCAGCGACCGGGCCCAGGGAGGACTGGGGCTCGGCCTCACCCTGGTGCGCAGCCTCGTGGAGATGCATGGCGGACGCGTGAGCGCGCACAGCCAGGGCCTCTCCCAGGGCAGCGAGTTCATCGTGCGCCTGCCGCTGCCCGCCGAGGCCACCGCGCCCCTGGCGCTTCCCAACCTGTTGAAGTCCGCCGCCTCGCTCAACCCGGCCCTGAGGCCGCTGAACATCCTCCTCGTGGAGGACAACCCGGACATCCGCGAGACGCTGCGCGATCTGCTCGAGCTGCACGGCCACCACGTGGAGGAGGCCAGCGACGGGCGCGCCGCGGTGGAGCTGGTCCTCTCCCAGCGTCCCCAGGTGGCGCTGGTGGACATCGGCCTGCCCGAGCTGGACGGCTATCAGGTGGCGGAGCTGGTGCGCGCTTCCGCCGGTGGCGCCGACACCCGCCTCGTCGCCCTCACCGGCTACGGCCACCCGGAGGATCGCAAGCGCGCACTCGCCGCCGGCTTCGACGCACATCTCGTGAAACCCGTGTCCTCCGAGGACCTCTCCCAGGTGTTGAAGCGGTTGTGCAACGCCGCCTGA
- the hmgA gene encoding homogentisate 1,2-dioxygenase has protein sequence MDTIHYLAGFGNEHASEAISGALPVGQNTPQRVAFGLYAEQISGTAFTAPRGVNRRTWFYRLRPSATHPPYRRTEARHLRSGPFDEVPPTPNRLRWNPLPLPTEPTTFLEGLFTMGGNGSPALGVGAAMHVYAANASMVDTAFFNADGELLIVPQSGALRIVTEMGVLRVPPGHVALIPRGVRMRVELPDGPVRGYICENYGAPFQLPELGPIGSNGLANARDFLAPTASYEDVERPTRVVQKFQGHLWETTLDHSPFDVVAWHGTHVPYAYDLARFNTINTVSFDHPDPSIFTVLTSPSETPGTANCDFVIFPPRWMVAEHTFRPPWFHRNVMSEMMGLVHGVYDAKADQFVPGGVSLHNCMSAHGPDRKTYEEAVAANLAPRKLDNTLAFMFETRWVIAPTSAAMESPTLQSDYDACWGEFRKAQVPAKGGSAP, from the coding sequence ATGGACACCATCCACTACCTCGCGGGCTTCGGGAACGAGCATGCATCGGAGGCCATCTCCGGCGCGCTGCCTGTCGGCCAGAACACGCCGCAGCGCGTCGCGTTCGGCCTCTACGCCGAGCAGATTTCGGGCACGGCCTTCACCGCTCCGCGAGGTGTGAACCGGCGGACGTGGTTCTACCGGCTGAGGCCGAGCGCGACCCATCCGCCGTACCGCCGGACGGAGGCACGCCACCTGCGCAGCGGGCCGTTCGACGAGGTTCCGCCGACGCCCAACCGGCTGCGCTGGAATCCACTGCCGCTGCCGACGGAGCCGACGACGTTCCTCGAGGGGCTGTTCACGATGGGCGGCAATGGCTCGCCCGCCCTCGGTGTGGGCGCGGCGATGCACGTCTACGCCGCGAACGCGTCAATGGTCGACACCGCGTTCTTCAACGCCGACGGGGAGCTGCTCATCGTGCCGCAATCCGGGGCGCTCCGGATCGTGACCGAGATGGGTGTGCTGCGGGTTCCGCCCGGGCACGTGGCCCTCATCCCTCGCGGGGTACGCATGCGCGTGGAGCTGCCGGACGGACCGGTGCGCGGCTACATCTGCGAGAACTACGGCGCGCCGTTCCAGCTCCCCGAGCTGGGCCCCATCGGCTCCAATGGCCTCGCCAATGCGCGGGACTTCCTGGCCCCCACGGCGAGCTACGAGGACGTCGAGCGGCCCACGCGCGTCGTGCAGAAGTTCCAGGGCCACCTCTGGGAGACGACGCTCGATCACTCGCCGTTCGACGTGGTCGCGTGGCATGGCACGCACGTGCCGTACGCGTATGATCTCGCGCGATTCAACACCATCAACACGGTGAGCTTCGATCACCCGGATCCGTCGATCTTCACGGTGCTCACGTCGCCAAGCGAGACGCCGGGGACGGCGAACTGCGACTTCGTGATCTTCCCGCCCCGGTGGATGGTCGCCGAGCACACGTTCCGGCCGCCGTGGTTCCATCGCAACGTGATGAGCGAGATGATGGGGCTGGTCCACGGTGTCTACGACGCCAAGGCGGACCAGTTCGTGCCGGGCGGGGTGTCGCTCCACAACTGCATGAGCGCCCACGGCCCCGACCGGAAGACCTACGAGGAGGCGGTGGCCGCGAACCTCGCGCCGCGGAAGCTCGACAACACGCTCGCCTTCATGTTCGAGACGCGCTGGGTCATCGCGCCGACGAGCGCGGCGATGGAGAGCCCGACACTGCAGTCGGATTACGACGCCTGCTGGGGTGAGTTCCGCAAAGCCCAGGTGCCCGCGAAGGGAGGTTCCGCACCATGA
- a CDS encoding MarR family winged helix-turn-helix transcriptional regulator, which produces MSRKRPLSLTLDEFLPYRLSVAANVVSQRIARVYTEQYGLSTQEWRLIAVLGEEGDRTQLELVRRTRMEKVPVSRAARTLEERGLVRRTTSESDARSRRLSLTAAGRRIYERVAPAALEAEAEVLADLEPGERAVLRSLLERVERTANRSLGRDP; this is translated from the coding sequence ATGAGCCGAAAGCGCCCCCTGAGCCTGACCCTCGACGAGTTCCTCCCATACCGCCTCTCGGTCGCCGCGAACGTCGTCAGCCAGAGGATCGCACGCGTGTACACGGAGCAATACGGCCTGAGTACGCAGGAGTGGCGGCTCATCGCGGTGCTCGGGGAAGAGGGCGATCGCACGCAGCTCGAGCTCGTCAGGCGCACGCGGATGGAGAAGGTCCCCGTGAGCCGCGCCGCGCGCACCCTCGAGGAACGAGGCCTGGTGCGACGCACCACGAGCGAGAGTGACGCACGCTCGCGCCGCTTGTCGCTGACCGCCGCGGGCCGCCGCATCTACGAGCGCGTGGCCCCCGCGGCGCTCGAGGCCGAGGCAGAGGTACTCGCCGACCTCGAGCCCGGCGAACGGGCGGTGCTGCGCTCGCTGCTCGAACGTGTCGAGCGCACCGCGAACCGCTCCCTGGGGCGGGACCCGTGA
- a CDS encoding CheR family methyltransferase: MTEARPRAEGQAEEALEDIELDLLLEGILRRYGLDFRGYARMSLRRRVWNMVHALKLESLSALQAKVLHDSAAMDMLLQHLSVNTTTMFRDPTFFRAFREQVVPHLFSAPFVRIWHAGCSTGEEVYSLAILLQEVGLYERSRIYATDMNVAVVERAKSGIFPLEHMREYTSNYMRAGGTAAFSDYYTANYDHAIFKASLRKNVVFAQHNLVSDGTFNEFNVVLCRNVLIYFGAPLQARVHRLLHQSLRRFGVLVLGRGETLRHTVLENDYDEVDAEERIYRRRA, from the coding sequence ATGACGGAAGCCAGGCCACGCGCGGAAGGACAAGCCGAGGAAGCTCTCGAGGACATCGAGCTGGATCTCCTCCTCGAGGGCATCCTGCGACGCTATGGCCTGGACTTCCGGGGCTATGCCCGCATGTCCTTGCGGCGGCGGGTGTGGAACATGGTCCATGCCCTGAAGCTGGAGAGCCTCTCCGCGCTCCAGGCCAAGGTGCTGCACGACTCGGCGGCGATGGACATGCTGCTGCAGCACCTGTCGGTGAACACCACCACCATGTTCCGCGACCCCACCTTCTTCCGGGCGTTCCGCGAGCAGGTGGTGCCCCACCTCTTCTCCGCCCCCTTCGTGCGCATCTGGCACGCGGGGTGTTCCACGGGAGAAGAGGTGTACTCGCTCGCCATCCTGCTGCAGGAGGTAGGGCTGTACGAGCGCAGCCGCATCTACGCCACGGACATGAACGTGGCCGTGGTGGAGCGGGCCAAGTCGGGCATCTTCCCGCTGGAGCACATGCGCGAGTACACGTCCAACTACATGCGCGCCGGCGGCACCGCCGCCTTCAGCGACTACTACACGGCCAACTACGATCACGCGATCTTCAAGGCCTCGCTGCGCAAGAACGTCGTTTTCGCGCAGCACAACCTGGTGAGCGACGGCACGTTCAACGAGTTCAACGTGGTGCTCTGCCGCAACGTGCTCATCTACTTCGGCGCGCCCCTGCAGGCACGCGTCCACCGGCTGCTGCACCAGTCCTTGCGCCGCTTCGGAGTGCTGGTGCTGGGACGCGGCGAGACGCTGCGCCACACGGTGCTGGAGAACGACTACGACGAGGTGGACGCCGAGGAGCGCATCTACCGGCGCCGGGCTTGA